The segment TCAAAAGGGAGCCGCGAAGGAGTTTAGATTTCACCATGGCTTTCATGGGCAAGATTCGAAAACGGGACGCGCCGAAACGCGATGAACGTAAACGTGCCGCTTACACCGACAGCTTCACGTGCAGCAGAATCTGCCGCGGTGCGCTGTAGTTGCGCGGATTCATGTCCGAGTCCGATCGGCCGGGCACCCACGTCGGATCCAGCCGATTGATGGATTCACCGGTGGTACCGGTGGCCGGATAGATGGCCCGGACGTTCCCGCGGTTCAGCAGGTTGTAGATTTCGAAGCCTGTGGCGAGCTTGAGCTTCTTGCTCAGGTTCCAGAATTTGTCGAACTTCAAGTCGGTCGAAACCGTCGCCGGCATGCGCGCCGAATTGGTCAGGATCTGATTGGCCGGAACCCCCGTCGTGTAGGTGGACGGCGTGTAGGGGTAGCCCGAGCCGTACGTGAATTCCAGCGTCGCCAGCCAGTTGTTGGGGATCTTCATTCCCAACGGCTTCGGATGATCCTTGTCGCTGATCATCAGCGTCAGGTAGGCCGACACCGTATGGGTCTGGTCCCAGTTCAGCGGGTGCTCGTCATAGTTTTCCGGCACGTTCGTGTTGCGGTTCAGCAAGCCGTCCGCCGCCGCCGACTCCTTGCCGTAGGCATAGGAGAAGTCATAGTTGGTGGTCAGGGCCCACATGCTCGAGAACTTCTTCTCCAAAGAGAATTCGAAGCCGCGGGCACGAGCGTATCCCAGATTGAAATAGCGGTTGAAAACCAGCGGGCCGTCGCGGAACTGGACGGTACCGATCTGGTTGAACACGTCACGGTAGTAACCCGCCACGTCAATCACCCAATCTTCCGCGAACTCCGAGTTCACGCCGACTTCGTAGGACACCGTCTTCTCATATTCGAGATTCGGGTTGCCGACGAGGGTGTTGGGAGACAGGTTGGCCGTCGCGCTCGTATAGAAGTACTGGAACTGCGGAGTCTGATAGTAATGCCCGTAGTTGAAATACAACTTGGACTTGGCGGAAATCGGATGGCTGATACCGAGACGCGGGGCAATCGTGAACCGGCCGCGCTGCGCCAGCAGGGCACCCGGCTGATTCTTATCGAGCTGCTTCTGCGTTTCGTCGATCAGGTCGTTCGGCTGGATGACGAAGTCGCTGCGCAGACCCGCGCGCACGATCATACCCTCGAACTCCATCTTGTCCTGCACATACAGTGCGCCTTCCCACGGACGATGCTTGTAAAAGTCGCGGATTGCGCCGCGGTCCGGATAGGGCGAACCGGCCGGCAGCGGAACGTCCGTATTGGTATACGGCTGGTCCGGACCGGAAATCGAATTCATCGTCAGCGTACGGTATTTGAGTTCGAAACCGGTCTTCATTTCGTGGAACTTGTTGACCTGGCTCGTCAGATCGAATTTAGCCGACCACTCGCTGGACTGGCGCTTCTCCCACAATGCCGTGGCGTCATACTGGCCGGGGTTGAGGAAGAAGTCCGGCAGGGGGTCCTGCGTGCCGTTGCCGTTATAATCGGTATAGCTCTCGCGCGGCAGGTGGCCGGTCTGGCCGGGATACAACTGCTTGCCGTTGTCCCATACATTGTTGGGCGGATCGAAGATCCAGTGGGCGCGCTGGCTGAAATCACTGCCACCGTCATCCAGCGTCACGTTGGTCCACGTGGACTTGCCTTCGATGTAGTGGTAATATCCGGGGATGCCGTTGGTCATCGGCAGGTTCAACCAGTCCTGGCCCGTGTAACGTCCGCCGGCGTCGCGCATGCCGTTGCCCACGTCGCCGTAGGTGTACAGTACGGGATACCGCGGATCCGTGCCGAATTCCATCCGGGCCGGATAGGTAAACAACTCGTATTCGTCGAAGGCGCTGTTGGGGCCGTCATAGATGCCGTCCGTCGTCGGCGTGCCCGATCGCTGGAAGGCGCTGACGTAGGAGCTGGGCAGATCGTACCAATACTCGCCCGAATCCCACACGCCATTGTAGTTGCCGTTCGAGTCGGGAAGATCGATAAACGGCTCGCCCGTGTCAAACCACTGGTCGCCATCGACGAACGGCTCGCCCAACGCTTCCTTGCTGGCGTCGAACAGGTCGCGCGTGTTGATCTTGCCGTCACTATTCTTGTCGTCGAAACCTTCGCCGAAACCGTCGTACTTGCCGTTCTTGTTGGCATCCTGGAAACGTTCGCCGTCCCATTTGCCGTTGTGGTTCCAGTCCTGCTCGGCAAGCTGCGGTTCCGCCGGATCCCAGCGACCGTTCTTGTTCAGATCCACGTAAGGATCCCACGGGTCCTTGACTCCGAGGTTGTTGCGTCCGGTGACCGGATCGGCAACATCGACCCACGGTTCGGCTTCATCATAGACGCCGTTGCCGTTCAGGTCTACCCAGTCTTCGCCGCGGTCCCAGCGGCCGTTGGCATTGACGTCATCGTAACCTTCACCCTGACCGTCATACTTGCCGTTGCGGTTGGCATCCACATAACCGTCGGGGAAACCGTTCTTGTCCTGGTCCACGCCACCCGTCACCCGGCGGCTGTCGTCCTCGGCATCCTTGGAGAGCGTAAACTCGTCCGGGTTCTTGCCGCGCGACCGAATCGTGGTATTGGTGGTGAAGTTGCCGACGCTGATTTCGTAGAGCGTCGTTTTCGAGACATTGTGGGAGAAAGACAGGCTGACGGACTGGCGGGTAGTTTCGTAGAAGGGACGGTTGGCGACATTATACTTGTACTGCCAGCCGTAATTGCCGTCGACCGCCGCTTCGCCGTCCGGATAGATGTCGTAAAGCTGATAGTCGCGCTGGAAGCTGAGGTTCAGCTTGCGCTTCTGATCCATGCGATAGGTGAACTTCCAGAACGTCGAGTAGTCGTTGTCCTGACGTTCGGGAAGTTTGATGCCGACGCCGAGAATGTCCGCGGGGCTGCGGCTGATGCTATAGGGCGTATAGGTGTTGCCCATGCGCGCCGTGCCCGAGGTGAAGAAGCTGAGCTTCTGCTTGCCCAGGAACCTGTCCGCAAAGGGAACCGGACCGGACAGCGAGTAATCGTACTGATCCTGATCGAAGCTGGCATTCCACAGCTTGTTGGACTGGCCGTAGAAGGGCTTGTACGGATCGGCGGTCTTGAACAGCCGGTCCGTGCGGTACTCGAGCACGCCCGAGTAGTCGGTCATCGAGCCTTCCGGCGTCGTGACATTAATCAGGGCGGCCTGGAAACCGCCGTAGCGGGCGTCGCCGCCCGTCAGCACTTCGATTTCCTCGACGTTCAGCGCGGACATATTGACGAGCTGCTTGGAACCGGTGACCAGCGGGTCACGGAAGTCCATGCCGTCTACCTTCACCAGCATGTCGGCGCCACGGCCACCGCGCACATGCATTTCGCCCGCCGGGTCCACCTTAAAGCCCGGCTGCTTCTTCAGCATGCCGGCAATGCTCGGGACGGCGCGGGTCTGCATGTCCTTGGCCGTAATACGCACTTCCTTCGACGAGACGTCAATCTTGACGGCAGGCGGCGTATACGTAATAATCTGTTCCGTCGTCTGAATGGCCTCTTCAGTGAGGGTCGCATTCAAGGTCGTCGTCAAATCGCCGCTGACACCGACATCCCGGAAGGACTGGGGAGCATAGCCGACACTGCTGATACGAACGGTGTAGGACCCCGGCTGCACGCCAAGGATCACATACTGGCCGTCCACACCCACCGCAGCGCCCTGCTTGGTCTCCGTCACCTGCACGGACGCACCGATCACCGGCTCACCGCTGGAATCCACGACCTTGCCGGCGATTTTGCCCGGTCCCGCCAACGCAGGACTCACGGCTAACATCAG is part of the bacterium genome and harbors:
- a CDS encoding outer membrane beta-barrel protein, which codes for MKRVLFFGFLLAGVLMLAVSPALAGPGKIAGKVVDSSGEPVIGASVQVTETKQGAAVGVDGQYVILGVQPGSYTVRISSVGYAPQSFRDVGVSGDLTTTLNATLTEEAIQTTEQIITYTPPAVKIDVSSKEVRITAKDMQTRAVPSIAGMLKKQPGFKVDPAGEMHVRGGRGADMLVKVDGMDFRDPLVTGSKQLVNMSALNVEEIEVLTGGDARYGGFQAALINVTTPEGSMTDYSGVLEYRTDRLFKTADPYKPFYGQSNKLWNASFDQDQYDYSLSGPVPFADRFLGKQKLSFFTSGTARMGNTYTPYSISRSPADILGVGIKLPERQDNDYSTFWKFTYRMDQKRKLNLSFQRDYQLYDIYPDGEAAVDGNYGWQYKYNVANRPFYETTRQSVSLSFSHNVSKTTLYEISVGNFTTNTTIRSRGKNPDEFTLSKDAEDDSRRVTGGVDQDKNGFPDGYVDANRNGKYDGQGEGYDDVNANGRWDRGEDWVDLNGNGVYDEAEPWVDVADPVTGRNNLGVKDPWDPYVDLNKNGRWDPAEPQLAEQDWNHNGKWDGERFQDANKNGKYDGFGEGFDDKNSDGKINTRDLFDASKEALGEPFVDGDQWFDTGEPFIDLPDSNGNYNGVWDSGEYWYDLPSSYVSAFQRSGTPTTDGIYDGPNSAFDEYELFTYPARMEFGTDPRYPVLYTYGDVGNGMRDAGGRYTGQDWLNLPMTNGIPGYYHYIEGKSTWTNVTLDDGGSDFSQRAHWIFDPPNNVWDNGKQLYPGQTGHLPRESYTDYNGNGTQDPLPDFFLNPGQYDATALWEKRQSSEWSAKFDLTSQVNKFHEMKTGFELKYRTLTMNSISGPDQPYTNTDVPLPAGSPYPDRGAIRDFYKHRPWEGALYVQDKMEFEGMIVRAGLRSDFVIQPNDLIDETQKQLDKNQPGALLAQRGRFTIAPRLGISHPISAKSKLYFNYGHYYQTPQFQYFYTSATANLSPNTLVGNPNLEYEKTVSYEVGVNSEFAEDWVIDVAGYYRDVFNQIGTVQFRDGPLVFNRYFNLGYARARGFEFSLEKKFSSMWALTTNYDFSYAYGKESAAADGLLNRNTNVPENYDEHPLNWDQTHTVSAYLTLMISDKDHPKPLGMKIPNNWLATLEFTYGSGYPYTPSTYTTGVPANQILTNSARMPATVSTDLKFDKFWNLSKKLKLATGFEIYNLLNRGNVRAIYPATGTTGESINRLDPTWVPGRSDSDMNPRNYSAPRQILLHVKLSV